A single Diceros bicornis minor isolate mBicDic1 chromosome 7, mDicBic1.mat.cur, whole genome shotgun sequence DNA region contains:
- the LOC131408921 gene encoding serum amyloid A protein-like translates to MWRAYSDMREANFKNSNKYFHAHGNYDAAQRRPGGAWAAKVISNAREGSQRVTDLFKFGDSSHGVDSRAGQAANEWGRSGKDPNHFRPAGLPYKY, encoded by the exons ATGTGGAGAGCCTACTCTGACATGAGAGAAGCCAATTTCAAAAATTCCAACAAATACTTCCACGCCCACGGGAACTATGACGCTGCACAAAGGCGCCCCGGGGGCGCCTGGGCAGCTAAAGTGATCAG CAATGCCAGAGAAGGTTCTCAGAGAGTCACAGACCTTTTCAAGTTTGGAGACAGCAGCCACGGAGTGGACTCGAGGGCTGGCCAGGCTGCCAATGAATGGGGCCGGAGTGGCAAAGACCCCAATCACTTCAGACCTGCTGGCCTGCCTTACAAGTACTGA